From Sphingobacterium bambusae:
GCGCGATTTTCCTTTCAGCTCGTCTGCCGACAGTTGGAAGCCAGCGAAGATCTGTGCAAAGGTTGCTATACTGCTGCTCAGGCTATCCAAAAAAAGATCGATTTTTTCTTGGATATCGGTGTTGAGCAAGGTAAAAAGTTTGTGCGGGTTGGCAACGCTCAGGTGCGCATCAAATTCTTGGAAATTTTCCGTGAAGATAAGTCCTGCCAAGCTGAGCAGTTGCTGCCTGTAGTTCCAGTTTTCGTTGTTGGCGATCTTCTTGTCGGCGTAGTCCATGATCCAATTGAGTAGATCAGGACGCTCATCAAGCAACTGGTTCAGCATAATGGAAAGATCCTGCTTTACCTTAGCTGTATTAATTTCGATCTTATAGGCTGCATCAAGGTTCAGCTCATAGGTGAAGCTGCGGATCACCTTTTGGGAAAAACCATCGATGGTGCTGATCGTGAAGTGCCCATAGTTGTGCAAGATCTTGCGGTATACGCGCTGTGCTTTCTCCTGTAGCTGCTGCGCATTCCATTGTGGAGATTGCTGCAACAGCAGCTGCCGGAAATCGTTGATTTTACGCTGCTGATCGCCCAGAGCCAAGCCCTGCAGTACGCTCAGGATACGTTCCTTCATTTCAGCGGTAGCCTTATTTGTAAAGGTCACAGCAAGGATTTCCCGATAGCTGTTTTCATTGGACAGCAGCAGGGTAATGTAATGCAGCGTTAAGCTGAAAGTCTTTCCAGACCCTGCCGACGCCTTCAGTATTTTTAATGGAGCCACAGCATTCATGCTATGAAGGTAAGAAGTTAACGCTACATTGAGAAGTGTGCCAAGGCCAAAGTTGTTCGATACTTGTCCACAGTCCAGCTGATCTAGCAGGAAATCAATGCTTATAACGGTTGCCGGTAAGCAAGATGTTTTTACTGATCCTTTGTGTTTATTTTTTTTATTTAATGATTGAAATATCTATTTTTAAACCGGATAGAAGCTATTAGAGATGTTCGTAAAAAAGTTTTTGCTGTTTTTTAGCTGTTTTTGTGTGTTCGCTTTGGTAAGTACTGTAGCTAGTGCGCAAAATCTATTGGAATATCGAAAGATGTTGAATAGCGGATTTGGCTCAATCCGGGGTATTCATAACCACCACCCGAGCGATGTGCTTCGCAAAACGGGCATGGACATGCACGATGTAGCGAGCATTCCCCGCGTTAAAGACAGTCTGCTGAAGATTGAATATTTAGAGGTTTCCTTTAAGACGTAGCAGGAGTTGGATACCCTGTGTAGCTTTTTGCCATTATTCCCAAATCTAAAGGCTATATCATTCAATGAATTTCGGCCTTTTCAAGATCATTCAAATGGGCACACCACGCTGCATCTTCCTGTTGAATGCTATGAGCTTAGACGCCTTGCGGCAATAGAATTTAAAGGGCGGTCAACCATCAATGTCGAGCGTGAACTACCGAGGATAGCCGAATTGCCTGATCTGCGCTACTTAATATTCACCGCGTCTAATCCAGGTGATTTTCCCCGAAATATCCATGATCTGAAAAACCTTCGGGGCATATCCTTTGGCTATGATGCTAGCTTGGCAGGGGTAAAGGTACCCAGTACACTGGAAGAGATCGAAATCGTTTCCGTCAACGATAGTGCCCGTGTAGAGGAAGCTCTCCAGATGATCGCCAATCCAAAAACAGTTAAGGAACTAGGTCTTTCGTACTTTAAGATTGGTCAAGGCGTCAACAACTCGATCAAATTTCCCATGCTACGCAGCGTCTATCTTTACGCCAATAAAATTCAAGATCTGGGAAGCTTTCTTTCTAGTTTTAGGGGGAGTAGACATTTACGCAATCTTCATGTGGAGCGGGGAAGCATCGTTTCTATCTCCAGCGCATTATACAGTTTTCCTGCACTTCGATACCTCACCGTCTTTAATACCCGCGGAGGGGTGACAATTCCCGACGGAATTTCCAAGTTGAAGAACCTTGTTCATTTAAATTTATCCTCCAATGAGCGGGTGGCTATTCCAAAGGATCTTTGTCAGCTGGGAAACCTGGGGCGGCTGGATCTATCGTATAGTGGAATGGCAGAGCTGCCCAAGGATGTAGGTCAGCTTTCCAATCTTACAGATCTTAAATTGGAGGGTAATCGGATAGCTATGCTTCCTAATAGCGTAGCAGATCTGAGGAAGCTGAAAAATTTGGATCTACACGCCAATCCGCTCGTACAATTGCCCTCCCTAGGGAGTTTGACCATGCTTGATTCGCTCGACCTCTCTTATTGCAACCTGATTATGTTGCCTGAAGATATAGGAGATATGAAAAACCTCCGCTACCTATCTGTTGAGAATAATTTCCTTAAACAGCTTCCTTCAAGTATAATGCAGCTGAAGAATCTGCACAAATTGGTCTTGGCCTATAATCTATTAGCGGAGCTAAGTGAGGATATCGGATTGCTAGAAGAACTGGAAAATTTGGATGTAAGCGTCAATCATCTGAAACAATTACCGGCTTCTATCGGTAGTCTAAAAAGATTGAAAACGTTGAATGTTAGCCATAACTTATTGACTACGATGCCAGATGAAATCGGGACGCTTTCTAGTTTGGAGTATTTGCAGGCACAAAATAACGTTCCTACGCATCATTCATTGTACGATGGATCTAGAAAAATATATAGAAAGGATGATCCGAAAACGGATCGAGAGGTCTTCGTTAGCTCATTAAATTCTTTTCCGAAAGACCTGAGTTCATGGAGCAACATGAAATCAATCAACCTTTCCCATAACGACTTTTCGTCATTCGATGTTATGAAAGCGCTACTTACCATTCCAGCTAAGGGCTTTAATATTGATTTAAGCAATGCGCATGTGAGGACGTTGCCTGATTCTGGATGGGATAACTTTTTGGTTACGGCACTTAGGCTGAATGGTAATCAGATCGATACGCTCCCCGAAGACATCGTTAGCGCGCCAATCCTGTCAGTCCTGAATTTACAAAACAATAATTTGCCAAAGACGCCTAAAAACTACAATACCCACGCAGGAAAACGAAATGAAGTCCTTTTATACTTCGAACAGGTAGGCTTGCTCCATGAAGAAGAGCTGCCTAAAAATAACGATATGGCCGTTGCCTTGATGGAGAAAAGCTACCAGTATTTTCTGTACGACAAAGATTATAGGTCTAGTCTGGAGATGTACCAAAAAGCACTCCGCTTCGATCCAGATGTGGTGCTCAGGAGTTTAGATGTACGAAATTTAGGTGAAGCCTACTATCACATGCAGCATTACCGAGAAGCTATCCACTACCTAACACGAGCCATTCAGCAGGATACAGTAGGCCCAGTGCGGATTATGAACTTTGTAGTTCCCGATTTTGAATATCGCGCAAAAAGCTACCTCGCACTTCAAGATACCAGCAGCGCGCTGCAGGATTACCTCGAACTGGCGCAACGTTTCGACAGAGCATACTGGACCCACATCGGCATGTTGTATCAGCAGATGTCCCTGAAAAATAGTGCATCGGAGGCGTACCAGCGGGTGATCGATTATTATCAAACCCAGATTGATCATCCGGATGTTAACAAAGACCAGAAAGAACTAGCTATGCTCTGCATTATGGAGACCTATATCCTTTCCCATAAATATGATGCTGCTGGCCAGTATGCCAAAGCGATTGACGGTAAGTTCACGGAGGAAAACCTATTGCCAATATTCGATTACCTAAAAGCGGTTACCGATTTAGCGTTAGGGAAACAAACTGATTTTTCTCCAGCGCTGTTCAAAGGAAAGGTCAGTCGGCGTTGGGGCTACGACCTGCTGTTGTCATGGTTGAAAACGGCTAAGTTAGAGGATAGCAAATCCTCCCTTATCAACGATATGACTGCAACAATGCTTGCCAAAAGAACGAAATAGTACGGTCGCCAAGGATAGTTTAGGTAATTGTATTCTCAGAATTATCCGAGGATATTCACGGAACAACGTTGTTAAGTAAAACAGATTCAAGTCTTTTACTACGCGTATGATCGTCTGCTTATGTTTTTTTACTTTTTAATTTTCACTTTTTAATTATTATCTTTGCATCCCCTCTTGCATGAAGCACGGGGGATATGTTGAATACATAACACAAAGAAAACATGGCAACTAAAATCAGATTGCAAAGACACGGTAAAAAAGGAAAACCTTTTTACCACGTAGTAGTAGCAGATTCACGTGCTCCACGTGATGGTAAGTTCATTGAGCGTATCGGTTCTTACAACCCAAACACAAACCCTGCAACAATCATCTTGGATTTTGACAAGGCGTTGGATTGGGTAAACAAAGGTGCACAACCTACAGATACTGCTCGTGCCATCCTTTCTTACAAAGGTGTACTTTACAAAAAACACTTACAAGGTGGTGTTAAAAAAGGTGCATTCGATGATGCTAAAGCTGAAGAACTATTCACGCAGTGGGTAGACGGTAAAGACGCAAAAATCGAAGGTAAGAAAACAGGTTTAGCACAAACAAAAGAAGATGCTAAGAAAGCTGCTCTTACTGCTGAAGCTAAGAAAAATGCAGACAAAGCTGCTGCGGTAGCTGCGAAAAATGCACCTGTTGCGGAAGAAGTTCCTGCTGCTGAAGAAGCAGAAACGGAAGCT
This genomic window contains:
- a CDS encoding leucine-rich repeat domain-containing protein: MPLFPNLKAISFNEFRPFQDHSNGHTTLHLPVECYELRRLAAIEFKGRSTINVERELPRIAELPDLRYLIFTASNPGDFPRNIHDLKNLRGISFGYDASLAGVKVPSTLEEIEIVSVNDSARVEEALQMIANPKTVKELGLSYFKIGQGVNNSIKFPMLRSVYLYANKIQDLGSFLSSFRGSRHLRNLHVERGSIVSISSALYSFPALRYLTVFNTRGGVTIPDGISKLKNLVHLNLSSNERVAIPKDLCQLGNLGRLDLSYSGMAELPKDVGQLSNLTDLKLEGNRIAMLPNSVADLRKLKNLDLHANPLVQLPSLGSLTMLDSLDLSYCNLIMLPEDIGDMKNLRYLSVENNFLKQLPSSIMQLKNLHKLVLAYNLLAELSEDIGLLEELENLDVSVNHLKQLPASIGSLKRLKTLNVSHNLLTTMPDEIGTLSSLEYLQAQNNVPTHHSLYDGSRKIYRKDDPKTDREVFVSSLNSFPKDLSSWSNMKSINLSHNDFSSFDVMKALLTIPAKGFNIDLSNAHVRTLPDSGWDNFLVTALRLNGNQIDTLPEDIVSAPILSVLNLQNNNLPKTPKNYNTHAGKRNEVLLYFEQVGLLHEEELPKNNDMAVALMEKSYQYFLYDKDYRSSLEMYQKALRFDPDVVLRSLDVRNLGEAYYHMQHYREAIHYLTRAIQQDTVGPVRIMNFVVPDFEYRAKSYLALQDTSSALQDYLELAQRFDRAYWTHIGMLYQQMSLKNSASEAYQRVIDYYQTQIDHPDVNKDQKELAMLCIMETYILSHKYDAAGQYAKAIDGKFTEENLLPIFDYLKAVTDLALGKQTDFSPALFKGKVSRRWGYDLLLSWLKTAKLEDSKSSLINDMTATMLAKRTK
- a CDS encoding 30S ribosomal protein S16, whose product is MATKIRLQRHGKKGKPFYHVVVADSRAPRDGKFIERIGSYNPNTNPATIILDFDKALDWVNKGAQPTDTARAILSYKGVLYKKHLQGGVKKGAFDDAKAEELFTQWVDGKDAKIEGKKTGLAQTKEDAKKAALTAEAKKNADKAAAVAAKNAPVAEEVPAAEEAETEAPATEETEG